A genomic region of Methanobrevibacter oralis contains the following coding sequences:
- a CDS encoding Coenzyme F420 hydrogenase/dehydrogenase, beta subunit C-terminal domain, which produces MLSVDNEKLINKCLDDLIKKDNNINISKLKLRLWDYINYIAKENQDELTTETIKEIVSKIANLKTIEDVKPFIKYDWFLNSIVDNDLCAKCGSCSIVCPNNLIGFDEKPFLNEECLRKGNGMCKEVCPRIISGSYDIRTRLNLSEEYYYGSTNVKGQSGGVVTKFLQILLDLGEIDGAVVIGSSHWKPSSMIITSSKDLTDINKSTKKSKYSVSSLNAVREAGEMGLEKIAVVGLPCQIAGLRNLQYHSIISKHEAERGKNGKAAKLPKIEYLLGLFCTEKFGHDEILDKLEVDIDKVKKFDVNGPYFKAYTDDEEYKIKLSDINPSPGCLMCRDFDAELADISFGEKGSPKGYTTVVIRSEKGKRIKDLMNLYTGVDLERIDFMKSFKNKRFNKEVLKRAQEKAFNSFYYIWGHGGVGMGQKGKAYVRFRTPIGGYYDADTLIRISEVAKKYNGIIKLTSREEIEIQNVALNQIEDLLEDVKDEDLINGTEGPLVRSIMSCPGKERCLLGLINTNEIASKIEEKYAEKPANYKFKIGITGCPNKCLGVDTVDFGLHGVKTPKTNDDCNGCGCCQDVCKVEAIEIRGDTAITNYELCVDCGKCIKACPNNAKDLKSKGYNLYIGGKGGRETVIGYPVFVEDEQEIYDTLDAVFEVYNKLSKKPQRERLATTIKRVTPIKFFNEVEKLKMGK; this is translated from the coding sequence ATGCTAAGTGTGGATAATGAAAAACTAATTAATAAATGTCTAGATGATTTAATAAAAAAAGACAACAACATCAATATTTCAAAGCTAAAATTAAGATTATGGGATTATATCAATTATATTGCAAAAGAAAACCAGGATGAATTAACAACTGAAACAATTAAAGAGATTGTAAGTAAAATAGCTAATTTAAAAACAATTGAAGATGTTAAACCCTTCATTAAATATGATTGGTTTTTAAATAGCATTGTTGATAATGATTTATGTGCTAAATGTGGAAGTTGCAGTATAGTTTGTCCAAATAACTTAATCGGATTTGATGAAAAACCATTCCTTAATGAAGAGTGCTTAAGAAAAGGAAACGGAATGTGTAAAGAAGTTTGTCCTAGAATAATTTCTGGAAGCTATGATATAAGAACACGCTTAAATTTATCTGAAGAATATTATTATGGAAGTACCAATGTAAAAGGCCAATCCGGAGGAGTAGTTACAAAATTTCTTCAAATTTTACTTGATTTAGGTGAAATTGATGGTGCTGTAGTTATTGGAAGCAGCCATTGGAAACCTTCAAGTATGATTATTACTTCATCTAAAGACCTAACAGACATTAATAAATCCACAAAGAAAAGTAAATACTCTGTATCCTCTCTAAATGCAGTTCGTGAAGCTGGAGAAATGGGTCTTGAAAAAATAGCTGTTGTAGGTCTTCCATGTCAAATTGCAGGACTTAGAAATCTTCAATATCACTCAATTATTTCCAAACATGAAGCTGAAAGAGGGAAAAATGGAAAAGCAGCAAAGCTTCCGAAAATCGAATATTTACTTGGACTCTTTTGTACTGAAAAATTTGGACATGATGAAATATTAGATAAATTAGAAGTTGACATTGATAAAGTTAAAAAATTTGATGTTAACGGACCTTACTTTAAAGCATATACTGATGATGAAGAATACAAAATCAAATTAAGCGACATAAATCCATCTCCAGGTTGCTTAATGTGTAGAGACTTTGATGCAGAGCTAGCTGATATTAGTTTTGGAGAGAAAGGTTCACCAAAAGGTTATACAACAGTTGTTATTAGAAGCGAAAAAGGAAAAAGAATAAAAGACTTAATGAACCTCTATACTGGTGTTGATTTGGAAAGAATTGACTTTATGAAAAGTTTTAAAAATAAACGATTTAATAAAGAAGTTTTAAAACGAGCACAAGAAAAAGCATTTAACTCATTCTATTACATTTGGGGTCATGGCGGTGTTGGAATGGGTCAGAAAGGAAAGGCTTATGTTCGATTTAGAACACCAATTGGCGGATATTACGATGCAGATACCTTAATTAGAATTTCAGAAGTTGCTAAAAAATATAACGGAATCATAAAATTAACTTCCCGTGAAGAAATTGAAATCCAGAATGTTGCATTAAACCAGATAGAAGATTTACTTGAAGATGTTAAAGATGAAGATTTAATAAATGGTACAGAAGGTCCGCTAGTAAGGTCAATAATGTCATGTCCTGGAAAAGAACGTTGTTTACTTGGATTAATAAATACAAATGAAATTGCTTCAAAAATTGAAGAAAAATATGCTGAAAAACCAGCTAATTATAAGTTTAAAATAGGCATTACAGGTTGTCCAAATAAATGTTTAGGTGTAGATACTGTTGATTTTGGTCTACATGGCGTTAAAACACCCAAAACTAATGATGATTGTAATGGGTGTGGGTGTTGTCAAGATGTTTGTAAAGTAGAAGCTATTGAAATTAGAGGAGATACTGCTATTACAAACTATGAATTATGTGTTGATTGTGGAAAATGTATTAAAGCTTGTCCCAACAATGCTAAAGATCTTAAATCAAAAGGATATAATTTATACATTGGTGGAAAAGGTGGAAGAGAGACAGTTATTGGTTATCCAGTCTTTGTTGAAGATGAACAAGAAATTTATGACACACTTGATGCTGTATTTGAAGTTTATAATAAATTAAGTAAAAAACCACAAAGAGAACGTCTAGCAACAACAATTAAACGAGTAACACCAATTAAATTCTTTAATGAAGTTGAAAAATTAAAAATGGGTAAATAA
- a CDS encoding saccharopine dehydrogenase NADP-binding domain-containing protein, with the protein MSNMKNLNERLQVVENHVNDGNITVMIIGLGSVGTYLLDFLVSKNDPSIKIIVVGRNYEKMESDVNIIKIASLIREVNKSQIDIESEVDLNDIESIVNVISKHNPDFIINSSRAYPGLKYGSISWNNIRAYGIWTPLSIKFTKNIMEACNKTDTNAIVINTSYSDAVIPWLKSAKKDYPDFGSGNLNHLIPRMKFAVANILGVDDFWNVDFNFAAGHFHDVCISKEGQSEGVKLPLKIYYNDEEQEIDHDEIFKACSISMPVDQKRNMMNASSNYRIITAIIEAIRTGENQKIFSPGVFGNIGGYPVIIGYKENKISAWIDESVFTFEEMDRANRESLALDGIENIKEGRLFYTDDLITKVKNIFNVDLPKSVDYEDIEKTANFLIDKIITPQLDK; encoded by the coding sequence ATGAGTAATATGAAAAATTTAAATGAAAGACTACAAGTTGTTGAGAATCATGTAAATGATGGGAATATTACAGTCATGATAATTGGTTTGGGAAGTGTTGGAACATACTTATTAGACTTTTTAGTAAGTAAAAATGATCCTTCAATTAAAATAATTGTTGTTGGTCGTAATTATGAAAAAATGGAATCTGATGTTAATATCATTAAAATTGCGAGCCTTATAAGGGAAGTTAATAAAAGCCAAATAGATATTGAATCTGAGGTAGACTTAAACGATATTGAATCTATAGTTAATGTTATAAGTAAACATAATCCTGACTTTATTATAAATTCAAGTAGGGCATATCCAGGTCTTAAATATGGTAGCATATCTTGGAATAATATAAGAGCTTATGGCATATGGACACCTCTTTCTATTAAATTTACAAAAAACATAATGGAGGCTTGTAACAAAACAGATACAAACGCAATTGTTATTAATACTTCTTATTCTGATGCTGTTATTCCATGGTTAAAAAGTGCCAAAAAAGATTATCCTGACTTTGGAAGTGGAAATTTAAATCATTTAATTCCAAGAATGAAATTTGCCGTTGCTAATATATTAGGTGTTGATGATTTTTGGAATGTAGATTTTAATTTTGCTGCAGGACATTTTCATGATGTTTGTATTAGTAAAGAAGGTCAAAGTGAAGGTGTAAAATTACCATTAAAGATATATTATAATGATGAAGAACAAGAAATAGATCATGATGAAATTTTTAAAGCATGTTCTATAAGCATGCCTGTTGACCAAAAAAGAAACATGATGAATGCTTCAAGTAATTATAGGATTATTACTGCAATAATCGAAGCTATTCGTACTGGTGAAAATCAAAAGATTTTTAGTCCTGGTGTATTTGGAAATATTGGAGGATATCCAGTTATCATTGGTTATAAAGAAAATAAGATTTCTGCATGGATTGATGAATCAGTATTTACATTTGAGGAAATGGATAGAGCTAATAGGGAATCTTTGGCTTTAGATGGCATTGAAAATATAAAAGAAGGTAGACTATTTTATACTGATGATTTAATTACTAAAGTTAAAAATATATTTAATGTCGATTTACCAAAATCTGTTGATTATGAGGATATAGAAAAAACAGCAAATTTCTTAATTGATAAAATAATTACTCCTCAATTAGATAAATAA
- a CDS encoding metallophosphoesterase family protein yields the protein MSKYAILSDIHGNLYALLEVMKDLNNHDIKGIFLLGDLIDYGMQSNEVVEYFKDDFDGNILCNIWGNHEKAILTSDYSNFSSIRGVESAKYTNSHLNQNVKNYLNRELIKQGYFEFEIGGKKILAIHGSLLDPFWRAIFPENVNGDYSSYDIVISGHSHYSHYFQKFYNADDVEMRNKKIVHFINPGSVGQPRNHNPNAQYAIIDIKDMSVSLNTVNYPRKKAMDLYDGSVDDFYRKRLEKGI from the coding sequence ATGTCAAAATATGCAATTTTATCAGATATTCATGGAAATTTATATGCATTATTAGAAGTTATGAAAGATTTAAATAATCATGATATTAAAGGAATTTTTTTATTAGGTGATTTAATAGATTATGGAATGCAATCTAATGAGGTTGTTGAGTACTTTAAAGATGATTTTGATGGAAATATTTTATGTAATATTTGGGGAAATCATGAAAAAGCTATTTTGACATCAGATTATTCTAATTTTTCAAGTATTAGGGGGGTTGAATCAGCAAAATATACCAATTCACATCTTAATCAAAATGTAAAAAATTATCTTAATAGAGAATTAATTAAACAAGGATATTTTGAATTTGAAATAGGTGGTAAAAAGATATTAGCTATTCATGGTTCATTATTAGATCCGTTTTGGAGAGCTATTTTTCCAGAAAATGTGAATGGCGATTATTCATCATATGATATTGTAATTTCAGGACATTCACATTATTCACATTATTTTCAAAAGTTTTATAATGCAGATGATGTTGAAATGAGAAACAAAAAGATTGTACATTTTATTAATCCAGGTTCTGTAGGACAACCTAGAAATCATAATCCTAATGCTCAATATGCTATTATTGATATAAAGGACATGTCTGTAAGTTTAAATACTGTTAATTATCCTAGAAAAAAAGCTATGGATTTATATGATGGTAGTGTTGATGATTTTTATCGGAAAAGATTAGAAAAAGGAATTTAA
- a CDS encoding ATP-binding protein codes for MIQREFYLNKIKKVWDREEIKIITGVRRCGKTTILKQIITELKKREIKNENILYISFETAQYKKITNENQLDELIYKKTKNSVGKIYLLFDEIQNVKNWERSINSFRVDLDCDIYITGSNSHLLSGELATLLSGRYITIEIYPLSFKELSNYYKDKNDIELFNHYLSYGGFPGILRYENEEKIDYLRDLYVTITYNDIITKNNISNIDLLERLMEFMVCNIGNTFSANSITKYMKNENQKTTTNTIINYINNVTKAFIFYQVKRRDIKLKKKLLISDKYYLVDPAFYYLFNNENERNWGQLLENIVFIELKRRGYDINIGKIYDLEIDFICKKLDKKIYIQVSQSIIDTNTRKKELKTLKKVKDNYPKYIITMDQYNFSNEGIIHLNIIDFLKSSYNEF; via the coding sequence ATGATACAAAGAGAATTTTATTTAAATAAAATAAAAAAAGTTTGGGATAGGGAAGAAATCAAAATAATAACAGGCGTACGTCGTTGTGGAAAAACAACTATTTTAAAACAAATAATAACTGAATTAAAAAAACGTGAAATAAAAAATGAAAATATATTATATATTTCCTTTGAAACAGCTCAATACAAAAAAATAACAAATGAAAATCAATTAGATGAACTAATTTATAAAAAAACTAAAAATTCAGTTGGAAAAATTTATCTACTTTTTGATGAAATTCAAAATGTTAAAAACTGGGAAAGATCAATTAACTCATTTCGAGTTGATTTAGACTGCGATATTTATATAACGGGTTCAAATTCCCACCTACTTTCAGGTGAGCTTGCAACATTATTGTCTGGACGTTATATTACAATAGAAATCTATCCATTATCATTTAAAGAATTATCTAATTATTATAAAGATAAAAATGATATTGAATTATTTAATCATTATTTGAGTTATGGAGGATTTCCTGGAATTTTAAGATATGAAAATGAAGAAAAAATAGATTACTTAAGAGATTTATATGTTACAATCACCTACAATGACATTATAACCAAAAATAATATCTCAAATATTGATTTATTAGAACGATTAATGGAATTTATGGTTTGTAACATTGGTAATACATTTTCAGCTAATTCAATTACAAAATATATGAAAAATGAAAATCAAAAAACAACAACAAACACCATTATCAATTATATAAACAATGTTACAAAAGCATTTATTTTTTATCAAGTAAAACGTAGAGATATAAAATTAAAAAAGAAATTATTAATTTCAGATAAATATTATCTAGTTGACCCTGCATTTTACTATCTATTTAATAATGAAAATGAAAGAAATTGGGGTCAATTACTAGAAAATATAGTGTTTATAGAATTAAAAAGAAGAGGATATGATATTAACATTGGAAAAATATATGATTTAGAAATAGATTTTATCTGTAAAAAACTTGATAAAAAAATTTATATTCAAGTTTCTCAATCAATAATTGATACTAATACACGAAAAAAAGAATTAAAAACATTGAAAAAAGTTAAAGATAATTATCCAAAATATATTATAACAATGGATCAATACAATTTTTCAAATGAGGGAATAATTCACTTAAACATTATTGATTTTTTAAAATCGAGTTATAATGAATTTTAG
- a CDS encoding DUF6564 domain-containing protein, producing MKIAIITVAGVSSRFNKDILDEKKILKCIYYEDNPKDTLIYHLIKKVEYADVIVIVGGYKYSDLENYIYNYLPNNIIEKILMVNNSHFFDLSSGYSLYLGINKAISTISDIDEILFVEGDLDIDDESFLNVVNSNKNVLTFNYEPIYSNKAVVLYKNDKNRFCYAFNSQHGLLNINEAFECIFNSGQLWKFKDIDALKISNKFFKENSIEDNNLAIIQKYLDLLDDTESIEIIGLKHWVNCNTRDDYKIIKNYWNE from the coding sequence TTGAAAATTGCAATAATTACTGTTGCCGGAGTATCTAGTAGATTTAACAAAGATATTTTAGATGAAAAAAAGATTTTAAAATGTATTTATTATGAAGATAATCCAAAAGATACATTAATTTATCATTTAATTAAAAAAGTTGAATACGCTGATGTTATTGTTATTGTTGGAGGATATAAATATTCAGATTTAGAAAATTATATTTATAACTATCTTCCTAACAATATAATTGAAAAGATTTTAATGGTAAATAATAGTCATTTTTTTGATTTAAGTTCGGGGTATAGCTTATATCTAGGCATAAATAAGGCTATTAGTACTATTTCTGACATTGATGAAATATTATTTGTTGAAGGTGATTTGGATATTGATGATGAATCATTTTTAAATGTTGTTAATTCTAATAAAAATGTTTTAACATTTAATTATGAACCAATATACTCTAATAAAGCAGTTGTTTTATATAAAAATGATAAAAATCGTTTTTGTTATGCTTTTAATAGTCAACATGGGTTATTAAATATTAATGAAGCATTTGAATGTATTTTTAATTCAGGGCAATTATGGAAATTTAAAGATATAGATGCTTTAAAAATTTCAAATAAATTCTTTAAAGAAAATTCTATTGAAGATAATAATTTAGCTATTATTCAGAAATATTTAGATTTATTAGATGATACAGAGTCTATAGAGATAATAGGTTTAAAGCATTGGGTAAATTGTAATACAAGAGATGATTATAAAATAATAAAAAATTACTGGAATGAGTAA
- a CDS encoding flippase, whose protein sequence is MSNVRRVFANMSWMMISQILTSVLAFFWTILATPYLGVVDNGIFGNAVSFANLLVVIADLGMTTYITRAISTDSNLEKSYIGNALTIKILLSFVYLAVTLIIVNLFGWNNRIGFVIFLFAFESVIKSFCNLFYASFQAHEKIKYQAISNIILNVLTFVFIVIVTFTSFGLFGIAVAYIIANILALIYSYLAIRRYFIVPKLLFDKDLSKKLIIAGIPFALTSLFYTVYYSIDMVMLTKFIGAYPTGLYNASYKLINVLTLFYTIYSAVVFPVMSKLFKNDRDMLTLSFNKSVKYLSLVTIPLAIATLFYAGDVIRICYGNAFAEADNVLKILIWTVCFLFINGAASLVLNASHKEFSVTKIYSIAAVFNVILNFILIPNYSVYGASIATVLSEVLILILELYMLSKINQLPDRHLIFDLVKIIMASVIMGFVLNILGLSVWLAIPIGIIVYLVVIIAIRTTDEDDKTILRQLLNR, encoded by the coding sequence ATGAGTAATGTTAGAAGAGTTTTTGCAAACATGAGTTGGATGATGATATCTCAGATTTTGACAAGTGTTCTTGCTTTTTTTTGGACAATTTTAGCTACTCCTTATTTAGGAGTGGTTGATAATGGTATTTTTGGAAATGCTGTTTCATTTGCTAATTTATTAGTGGTTATTGCTGATTTGGGTATGACTACTTATATTACAAGAGCTATTTCTACAGATTCTAATTTAGAAAAGTCTTATATAGGTAATGCATTGACTATTAAAATTTTACTGTCATTTGTTTATTTGGCAGTAACTTTAATTATTGTTAATTTATTTGGCTGGAATAATAGAATAGGTTTTGTCATATTTTTATTTGCTTTTGAAAGTGTTATTAAGTCATTCTGCAATCTATTTTATGCATCTTTCCAAGCACATGAAAAAATCAAATACCAGGCAATATCTAATATTATCTTAAATGTTTTAACATTTGTTTTCATTGTAATTGTTACATTTACAAGTTTTGGACTTTTTGGAATTGCAGTTGCATATATTATAGCTAATATATTAGCTTTAATTTATAGTTATTTAGCTATAAGAAGGTATTTTATAGTTCCTAAATTATTATTTGACAAAGATCTTTCTAAAAAATTAATTATTGCAGGAATCCCATTTGCTCTTACAAGTTTATTTTATACTGTCTATTATTCTATCGATATGGTTATGTTGACTAAATTTATTGGAGCTTATCCAACTGGTCTTTATAATGCTTCATATAAATTAATTAATGTTTTAACACTGTTTTACACAATTTACTCTGCAGTTGTTTTTCCTGTTATGAGTAAGTTATTTAAAAATGATAGGGACATGCTTACTTTAAGTTTTAATAAGTCTGTTAAATATTTATCTTTAGTAACGATTCCATTAGCTATTGCTACTTTATTTTATGCAGGAGATGTTATTCGTATATGTTATGGAAATGCATTTGCAGAGGCGGATAATGTATTAAAAATATTAATTTGGACTGTCTGTTTCTTATTTATCAACGGAGCTGCATCATTAGTTTTAAATGCATCTCACAAAGAGTTTTCTGTTACTAAAATTTACTCAATAGCTGCGGTATTTAATGTTATTTTAAATTTTATTTTGATTCCTAATTATTCCGTTTATGGTGCATCTATTGCTACGGTTTTAAGTGAGGTTTTAATATTAATTCTAGAGTTATACATGTTGTCTAAGATTAATCAACTTCCAGATAGACATTTGATCTTTGATTTAGTTAAAATTATTATGGCTTCAGTTATAATGGGTTTTGTATTAAATATTTTAGGTTTAAGTGTATGGTTAGCTATTCCTATTGGAATCATTGTTTATTTAGTTGTTATAATAGCTATTAGGACAACAGATGAGGATGATAAAACTATTTTAAGACAATTGTTAAATAGATAA
- a CDS encoding glutathione peroxidase has product MSVYDFEVKDSEGNMISLKDFEGMVLLIINSATECGFTPQYTQLGEIYNEFRDDEFEILDFPCNQFGGQAPGSIEEIKEVCRNKWLVPYQIFDKIDVNGENADPLYVYLKGEKAFTGFTGEGASNLDSFLKTIDENYADNNDIKWNFTKFLVDREGNVVQRFEPTEDLDDVKECIKELL; this is encoded by the coding sequence ATGTCAGTTTATGATTTTGAAGTTAAAGATAGCGAAGGAAATATGATTTCACTAAAAGATTTTGAAGGTATGGTTCTTTTAATTATTAATTCTGCTACTGAATGTGGTTTTACTCCCCAATACACTCAATTAGGCGAAATTTACAATGAATTTAGGGATGATGAGTTTGAAATTTTAGATTTTCCTTGTAATCAGTTTGGAGGACAAGCTCCAGGTTCCATTGAAGAAATCAAAGAGGTTTGTCGTAATAAATGGTTAGTTCCTTATCAAATTTTTGATAAAATTGATGTTAATGGTGAAAATGCAGATCCATTATATGTGTATTTAAAAGGTGAAAAAGCATTTACGGGTTTTACTGGTGAAGGTGCTAGCAATTTAGATTCATTTTTAAAAACAATTGATGAAAATTATGCAGATAATAATGATATTAAATGGAATTTCACTAAATTTTTAGTTGACCGTGAAGGTAATGTTGTTCAAAGATTTGAACCTACTGAAGACTTAGATGATGTTAAAGAATGTATTAAGGAATTGTTATAA
- a CDS encoding NAD-dependent epimerase/dehydratase family protein, producing MKILYVISGVTGMTGNELVRQLLGESDEEVKIIGFDNFYASSIDTVSDCIDDDRFDFFEYDLNNTEEMSKIKFLVLNSKKSYNEIVYINCAAVVHTEHFYNVHETYETNVVGMNNFLNQAIEVGADKYINCSTSEIYSMNSWNEYGGVKESDYITMADAEHSQRTSYATGKLLTEFFMKDAVNKGKIKGCSIRFANVYSKDERYPKHVIPHIINSLKNDGKVVLLENSRKNRRTFLNNYDSCNAVIELIKSSESLDGSIYNVATDEEVSIIDLVKIIAKKMDIEPIIEFDGFRESDPERRILSTEKIRTKTRWIPKISLDEGLDECIENYTK from the coding sequence ATGAAAATATTATATGTCATTAGTGGTGTTACAGGTATGACTGGAAATGAATTAGTTCGTCAACTTTTAGGTGAATCTGATGAGGAAGTAAAAATTATCGGCTTTGATAATTTTTATGCATCTTCAATTGACACTGTAAGTGATTGTATAGATGATGATAGATTTGATTTTTTTGAATATGATTTAAATAATACAGAAGAAATGAGCAAGATAAAATTTCTTGTTTTAAACTCAAAAAAATCTTATAATGAAATTGTTTATATCAATTGTGCTGCTGTAGTTCATACAGAACACTTCTATAATGTTCATGAAACTTATGAAACAAATGTTGTTGGTATGAATAATTTTTTGAATCAAGCTATTGAAGTTGGAGCTGATAAGTATATTAATTGTTCCACATCAGAAATTTATTCAATGAATTCATGGAATGAATATGGTGGAGTTAAAGAATCTGATTATATTACTATGGCTGATGCAGAACATAGTCAAAGAACAAGTTATGCAACTGGAAAATTGTTAACAGAGTTCTTTATGAAAGATGCAGTAAATAAAGGAAAAATCAAAGGTTGTTCTATTCGTTTTGCAAATGTATATAGTAAAGACGAAAGGTATCCTAAACATGTAATTCCCCATATTATCAATAGTCTTAAAAATGATGGAAAAGTTGTTTTATTGGAAAATTCTAGAAAAAATCGTAGAACTTTTTTAAATAATTATGATAGTTGTAATGCTGTTATTGAATTAATTAAATCTAGTGAATCATTAGATGGTTCAATATATAATGTAGCTACTGATGAAGAAGTTTCTATTATTGACTTGGTTAAAATAATTGCTAAAAAGATGGATATTGAACCTATAATTGAGTTTGATGGTTTTAGGGAATCTGATCCTGAAAGAAGAATTTTATCAACAGAAAAAATAAGAACTAAAACAAGATGGATACCAAAAATTTCTCTAGATGAAGGATTGGATGAATGTATTGAAAATTATACTAAATAG
- the aepY gene encoding phosphonopyruvate decarboxylase, with the protein MEVKEFVRILGADFYTGVPDSQLKALCNYLMNEYGINEKHHIIAANEGNCTALAAGYHLATNKVPVVYMQNSGEGNIINPVASLLNDKVYAIPVIFVIGWRGEPGKHDEPQHIYQGEVTCRLLDDMGIKNFVIDENTTVEKLEDVMNDYNNILKTGKDVAFVIKKGALSYDEKIEYKNENSMTRENIINHIVDITNEDPIISTTGKTSRELFEIRTERNQSHKQDFLTVGSMGHSSSICLGVAINKKNQKIWCIDGDGAALMHMGAMAVIGSYSPKNMVHILINNGAHETVGGMPTVASKIDMVAIAKACGYYYAVCVDNFDDLDNELLKAKSRNELSFIEVMSSIGARDDLGRPTTSAIENKKNFMDYLSSIN; encoded by the coding sequence ATGGAAGTTAAAGAATTTGTAAGAATATTAGGTGCTGATTTCTATACAGGAGTGCCGGATTCACAGCTTAAAGCACTTTGTAATTATTTAATGAACGAATATGGTATAAATGAAAAACATCATATTATAGCTGCTAATGAGGGTAACTGTACAGCTCTTGCAGCGGGTTATCATTTAGCAACTAATAAAGTCCCTGTTGTTTATATGCAGAACAGTGGCGAAGGAAATATTATTAATCCTGTTGCATCACTTTTAAATGATAAAGTATATGCAATTCCAGTTATTTTTGTAATAGGATGGCGTGGAGAACCTGGAAAACATGATGAACCACAGCATATTTATCAAGGTGAAGTTACTTGTAGATTACTTGATGATATGGGTATTAAAAACTTTGTCATTGATGAAAATACTACTGTTGAGAAGCTTGAAGATGTGATGAATGATTATAATAATATTCTTAAAACAGGAAAAGATGTGGCTTTTGTTATTAAAAAAGGAGCTTTAAGTTATGATGAAAAAATAGAATATAAAAATGAAAATTCAATGACTAGAGAAAATATTATTAACCACATTGTTGATATAACTAATGAGGATCCAATTATTTCAACAACAGGTAAAACTAGTCGTGAGCTTTTTGAAATAAGAACAGAGAGAAATCAAAGTCATAAGCAAGATTTCCTTACTGTAGGTTCAATGGGCCATTCTTCTTCAATTTGTTTGGGAGTGGCTATTAATAAAAAAAATCAAAAAATATGGTGTATTGATGGAGATGGTGCAGCACTTATGCATATGGGTGCAATGGCAGTTATAGGGAGTTATTCTCCAAAAAACATGGTTCATATTTTAATAAATAATGGAGCTCATGAAACTGTTGGGGGAATGCCGACTGTAGCTTCAAAAATAGATATGGTTGCTATAGCTAAAGCTTGTGGATATTACTATGCAGTTTGTGTAGATAATTTTGATGATTTAGATAATGAACTTTTAAAGGCTAAATCAAGAAATGAACTAAGTTTCATTGAAGTAATGTCATCTATTGGTGCTAGAGATGATCTTGGAAGACCTACAACTTCTGCAATTGAAAATAAAAAGAATTTCATGGATTATTTAAGTTCTATTAATTAA
- a CDS encoding type II toxin-antitoxin system VapC family toxin — MILVDSNFFIALINEKDQYHKRAIELSKEIMDEDDKIVPLLMLSEVVASLSSRCDGKIAKIAYETIIDNFTVYFPDERDIKESMNLVLKYNSLSLADCLAVYLMKEKEMITIYSFDSDFDKINGIIRKY; from the coding sequence ATGATATTAGTAGATAGTAATTTCTTTATAGCTTTAATAAATGAAAAAGATCAATATCATAAAAGAGCTATTGAGCTATCTAAAGAGATAATGGATGAAGATGATAAGATAGTGCCATTACTCATGTTATCAGAGGTAGTAGCTAGTTTAAGTTCACGATGTGACGGAAAAATAGCTAAAATTGCTTATGAAACTATAATTGATAATTTTACAGTATATTTTCCTGATGAAAGAGATATTAAAGAGAGTATGAATTTAGTTTTAAAATATAATAGTTTAAGTTTAGCTGATTGTTTAGCTGTCTATTTAATGAAAGAAAAAGAAATGATTACTATTTATAGTTTTGATTCTGATTTTGATAAAATAAATGGAATAATAAGGAAATATTAA